The following are encoded in a window of Deinococcus arcticus genomic DNA:
- a CDS encoding acyl-CoA thioesterase, whose protein sequence is MDENPKKAPRSRARMLELVFPKDTNYHGTAFGGWVLSLMDKAASIAAVRHAGGNVVTARMDGVDFHVPIRVADAVALDAQVVRVGRTSMTIRVDVYREHMASGDQELATTGFFVFVALDDQGKPRPVPPLPEGQDTRSAQPDPDARP, encoded by the coding sequence ATGGACGAGAATCCGAAAAAAGCGCCGCGCAGCCGCGCGCGCATGCTGGAACTGGTGTTTCCCAAAGACACGAACTACCACGGCACCGCCTTCGGGGGCTGGGTGCTGTCGCTGATGGACAAGGCGGCCAGCATTGCCGCCGTGCGCCACGCCGGGGGCAACGTGGTGACGGCCCGCATGGACGGCGTGGACTTTCACGTGCCCATCCGTGTGGCCGACGCCGTGGCCCTGGACGCCCAGGTGGTGCGCGTGGGCCGCACCTCCATGACCATCCGGGTGGACGTGTACCGCGAGCACATGGCCAGCGGTGATCAGGAACTGGCGACCACCGGCTTTTTCGTGTTCGTGGCGCTGGACGATCAGGGCAAACCCCGCCCGGTGCCCCCGCTGCCCGAGGGCCAGGACACCCGCAGCGCCCAGCCCGACCCGGACGCCCGCCCATGA
- a CDS encoding histidine phosphatase family protein: MTDPFSPLLHLTLVRHALTDWNGAGRWQGWTDTPLGEAGEAQALKLRARLAGRTYDEVHSSDLSRAARTAELALPGAPMILDVRLRELLFGDFEGVTTDEVLHDPRYAEWQRDPWQLAAPGGESLDEVAARMCNWAEALPGGRIIAFSHGAAIRALLCALFGWPATPQPGYVLPFPYQLSHTGLTILTRVEGRWTLLTYNDHAHLE; encoded by the coding sequence ATGACCGACCCTTTCTCGCCCCTGCTGCACCTGACTCTGGTGCGCCACGCGCTGACCGACTGGAACGGCGCCGGGCGCTGGCAGGGCTGGACCGACACCCCGCTGGGCGAGGCAGGCGAGGCCCAGGCCCTGAAACTGCGCGCCCGGCTGGCGGGGCGCACCTACGACGAGGTGCACAGCAGCGACCTGAGCCGCGCGGCGCGCACCGCCGAACTGGCGCTGCCGGGCGCCCCCATGATCCTGGACGTGCGCCTGCGCGAACTGCTGTTTGGCGACTTCGAGGGCGTGACCACCGACGAGGTGCTGCACGACCCCCGCTACGCCGAGTGGCAGCGCGACCCCTGGCAATTGGCGGCCCCCGGCGGCGAGAGCCTGGACGAGGTGGCTGCCCGCATGTGCAACTGGGCCGAAGCCCTACCTGGCGGGCGCATCATCGCCTTTTCGCACGGCGCCGCCATCCGCGCGCTGCTGTGTGCCCTGTTCGGCTGGCCGGCCACCCCGCAGCCCGGGTACGTGCTGCCCTTTCCCTATCAGCTGTCCCACACGGGCCTGACCATCCTGACCCGCGTGGAGGGCCGCTGGACCCTGCTGACCTACAACGACCACGCGCATCTGGAGTGA
- a CDS encoding ATP-binding cassette domain-containing protein yields the protein MTERRFIEVRGAREHNLQNVSLDIPKGRVTVFTGVSGSGKSSLVFDTVAAEAQRQLNETFTAFVQGFLPHYGQPDVDRVTYLNAPVIINQKRVGGGSRSTVGTYTDIAAPLRLLFSRAGQPFAGPAFAFSFNTPQGMCPECEGIGRTTQLDLERLLDRTKSLNGGAILHPDYGVGKWLWKTYALSGLFDNDKPLDAYSEREWHDLLRGQDLKVSLGEINMTYEGLLPRFQRMYLSRDAASMSDRGRAVLERFTTSAVCPVCSGARLNAAALACRIQGRNIAELSALEATELLAFLQDLSDPAAARVASHLRERLSHLIGIGLGYLSLGRETATLSGGESQRLKLVRHLGNSLTDMLYVLDEPSVGLHPRDVSRLTGLLAQLRDKGNTVLVVEHDPDVIRVADHIVDMGPGAGVHGGQVVFEGTYAALQQAPTLTGRHLAQQLPLKTEVRSPRGWLKVEGARVHNLKNVSVELPTGVLTVVTGVAGSGKSTLIHEVFLPLHPDAVVIDQSRVTANSRSAPATYTGIMDPIRKAFARASGQSPSLFSFNSEGSCPTCSGLGVVYTDLAFMEGVSAVCEVCEGQRFRPEVLRHTLRGQTISGVLNMTAEAALAFFTEKPIRAVLQAMNDVGLGYLTLGQPLSTVSGGEGQRLKLATELHKKGSVYVMDEPTTGLHLSDIGLLLNIVDRLVDGGNTVILIEHQLDVIRQADWLIDLGPEGGRAGGEVLYSGPPKGLLGCERSVTARFL from the coding sequence GACACGGTGGCCGCCGAGGCGCAGCGGCAGCTGAACGAGACGTTTACCGCCTTTGTGCAGGGTTTTCTGCCGCACTACGGCCAGCCGGACGTGGACCGCGTCACGTACCTGAACGCGCCCGTGATCATCAACCAGAAGCGGGTGGGCGGCGGCTCACGCTCCACCGTGGGCACCTACACCGACATCGCCGCGCCGCTGCGGCTGCTGTTCTCGCGCGCAGGGCAACCCTTTGCCGGGCCGGCCTTCGCCTTTTCCTTCAACACGCCGCAGGGCATGTGCCCGGAGTGCGAGGGCATTGGCCGCACCACGCAACTGGACCTGGAACGGCTGCTGGACCGCACGAAGTCCCTGAACGGCGGCGCCATCCTGCACCCCGATTACGGGGTCGGCAAGTGGCTGTGGAAAACCTACGCCCTGAGCGGCCTGTTCGACAATGACAAGCCGCTGGACGCCTACAGCGAGCGCGAGTGGCACGATCTGCTGCGCGGCCAGGACCTGAAAGTCTCGCTGGGCGAGATCAACATGACCTATGAAGGGCTCCTTCCCCGCTTTCAGCGCATGTACCTCAGCCGGGACGCGGCGAGCATGTCGGACCGGGGGCGGGCCGTGCTGGAGCGCTTTACCACCTCGGCCGTGTGCCCGGTGTGCAGCGGGGCGCGGCTGAACGCGGCGGCGCTGGCCTGCCGCATCCAGGGCCGCAACATTGCCGAACTGTCGGCGCTGGAAGCCACCGAGCTGCTGGCCTTCTTGCAGGACCTGAGTGATCCGGCGGCGGCCCGGGTGGCGTCGCACCTGCGCGAACGCCTCTCGCACCTGATTGGCATTGGCCTGGGGTACCTGAGCCTGGGCCGCGAAACCGCCACCCTGTCGGGCGGTGAAAGCCAGCGCCTGAAACTGGTGCGCCACCTGGGCAACAGCCTGACCGACATGCTGTACGTGCTGGACGAGCCCAGCGTGGGCCTGCACCCGCGCGACGTCTCGCGCCTGACGGGGCTGCTGGCGCAGCTGCGCGACAAGGGCAACACCGTGCTGGTGGTGGAACACGACCCGGACGTGATTCGCGTGGCCGACCATATCGTGGACATGGGGCCCGGCGCCGGGGTGCATGGGGGGCAGGTGGTTTTTGAGGGCACCTACGCGGCGCTGCAACAGGCGCCCACGCTGACCGGGCGGCACCTCGCCCAGCAACTGCCTCTGAAAACCGAGGTGCGCTCACCGCGCGGCTGGCTGAAGGTGGAAGGCGCGCGCGTGCATAACCTCAAGAATGTCTCGGTGGAGCTGCCCACCGGGGTGCTGACTGTGGTGACAGGCGTGGCCGGTTCGGGCAAGAGCACCCTGATTCACGAGGTCTTCTTGCCGCTTCACCCGGACGCCGTGGTGATTGACCAGTCGCGCGTGACCGCCAACAGCCGCTCGGCGCCGGCCACCTACACCGGCATCATGGACCCCATCCGCAAGGCGTTCGCCAGGGCCAGCGGCCAGAGCCCCAGCCTGTTCAGCTTCAATTCCGAGGGCAGCTGCCCCACCTGCAGTGGCCTGGGCGTGGTGTACACCGACCTTGCGTTCATGGAGGGCGTGAGCGCTGTGTGCGAGGTTTGCGAGGGCCAGCGCTTTCGCCCCGAGGTGCTGCGGCATACCCTGCGCGGGCAGACCATCAGCGGCGTGCTGAACATGACCGCCGAGGCCGCGCTGGCCTTTTTCACTGAAAAGCCCATTCGCGCGGTGCTGCAGGCCATGAACGACGTGGGCCTGGGGTACCTGACGCTGGGCCAGCCCCTGAGCACCGTGTCGGGCGGCGAGGGCCAGCGCCTGAAACTGGCCACCGAACTGCACAAGAAGGGCAGCGTGTATGTGATGGACGAACCCACAACGGGGCTGCACCTCTCGGACATTGGCCTGCTGCTGAACATCGTGGACCGGCTGGTGGACGGCGGCAACACCGTCATCTTGATTGAACACCAGCTGGACGTGATCCGGCAGGCCGACTGGCTGATTGACCTGGGGCCGGAGGGGGGCCGGGCGGGAGGCGAGGTGCTGTACAGCGGGCCGCCGAAGGGGCTGCTGGGGTGTGAGCGGTCGGTGACGGCGCGGTTTTTGTAG